The following are encoded in a window of Rosa chinensis cultivar Old Blush chromosome 4, RchiOBHm-V2, whole genome shotgun sequence genomic DNA:
- the LOC112197790 gene encoding pentatricopeptide repeat-containing protein At4g21880, mitochondrial isoform X7 — MQRSSCSITLPLFLGLLFSIVFIFYLHSDFGNSVLSDSLTVYSADLSHSAMPLRRKEVSRERKQRFAFGNTQGIRFDKLVDMCANRLGTETTIQVFDKLGRETGVKECNALIKRCIEGARIAPDEVVGEKHMQLAFEIFKSMKEQGFPLEEETYGPFLEYLIDMGMTKEFCFFCRVIKDDNPLSVSRLGYYEMMLWIRVNDEKKIQELCNDIESYDGVNKSILQENYLLALCESDRTKEILKLLESMDITKFSSPDFVARIFKCLGRLLLESFAEKVLLEFKASDCAAGNTSNLIYSYVVGIPNLAVEDVISKFKNLHTKLEVTPSSVSYEKLIIYCCGSLKVHVALELVNEMSEQGLTFSMEALHSILQASSESCDFNLVHQIYSVISRGNLKPNSETFRSMINLCVKMKDYEGAYSMLSDLEKMNLTPTAAMYNAIMAGYFREKNLSGGLKVLKQMKEADVKPDSHTFSHLITNCNSEEDINMYYEEMKRSGIQVTKQVFMALVNAYAACGQFEKAKQVLLDKGIPVKSFNEIKSVLVQALASHGQLSDAFNTYEEIKQAGCSLEPKAVISLIEHLQSDEEALSRLLLLLETLNDPNYWLDGCLRTILYCVRYKHLRPAVNLLEQLRDQVCTDELALEVIFDKVFSFIAESESTSLEFGLDLLHAMKSELGLTPSRKCLDFLLHACVTAKDLQSSLFVWQEYQAAGLPYNTLSFLRMYQALLAAGDRKAAKVLGRKIPKDDPHVRSIIESCTLTYLEKKEEKKKKKKKK; from the exons ATGCAAAGAAGTTCGTGTAGTATTACTTTGCCACTGTTCCTTGGTCTGCTGTTCAGCATCGTCTTCATCTTTTATTTGCATTCAG ATTTTGGGAACAGTGTGCTCTCAGATAGTTTAACTGTCTACAGTGCAG ATTTATCCCATAGTGCGATGCCATTGCGCCGCAAAGAAGTTAGTCGCGAAAGGAAGCAGAGGTTTGCTTTCGGCAACACTCAGGGTATCCGTTTTGATAAGTTAGTCGACATGTGTGCCAATAGGCTAGGGACTGAAACCACTATTCAAGTGTTTGACAAATTGGGAAGAGAAACGGGTGTGAAAGAATGTAATGCATTGATAAAGAGATGCATAGAGGGAGCTAGGATTGCTCCTGATGAAGTAGTTGGAGAAAAGCATATGCAGTTGGCTTTTGAAATTTTTAAGTCAATGAAGGAACAGGGTTTCCCGCTTGAAGAGGAAACATATGGTCCGTTTCTTGAATATCTTATCGACATGGGTATGACAAAAGAGTTTTGCTTTTTCTGCCGAGTTATCAAAGATGACAACCCTTTGTCAGTTTCAAGATTAGGATACTATGAGATGATGTTGTGGATCAGAGTCAATGATGAAAAAAAGATTCAAGAGCTCTGTAATGACATTGAGAGTTACGATGGAGTAAACAAGTCAATTTTACAAG AGAATTATTTGTTAGCACTTTGTGAAAGTGACCGGACGAAGGAGATTTTGAAGCTCTTAGAAAGTATGGACATCACAAAGTTCTCATCACCGGATTTTGTGGCACGTATCTTTAAATGCCTGGGAAGGCTCCTATTGGAGTCTTTTGCAGAGAAGGTCCTTCTGGAATTTAAAGCCAGTG ACTGTGCAGCAGGGAATACTTCAAACTTGATCTATAGTTATGTTGTTGGCATTCCGAATTTAGCG GTTGAGGAtgtcatttcaaaatttaaaaactTGCACACAAAACTTGAGGTGACACCTTCATCTGTGTCATATGAGAAGCTTATCATCTACTGTTGCGGTTCACTTAAG GTGCATGTGGCTCTTGAGCTGGTGAATGAGATGTCTGAACAGGGTTTGACATTTTCGATGGAGGCATTACACTCCATTTTACAAGCTAGTAGTGAGAGTTGTGACTTTAATCTG GTTCACCAAATTTATTCAGTGATTAGCCGAGGCAATTTGAAGCCCAATAGCGAAACTTTCAGGAGTATGATAAATCTTTGTGTGAAAATGAAGGAT TATGAGGGTGCCTATAGCATGCTGAGTGATTTGGAGAAAATGAATTTGACGCCCACAGCTGCCATGTACAATGCTATAATGGCTGGATATTTCCGAGAG AAGAACTTGTCCGGTGGGTTAAAGGTTCTCAAACAAATGAAAGAAGCAGATGTAAAACCAGATTCCCACACTTTCAGCCATCTGATAACCAACTGCAACTCTGAAGAGGACATAAACATG TATTATGAAGAAATGAAGCGATCTGGAATTCAAGTTACCAAGCAAGTTTTCATGGCACTTGTAAATGCATATGCAGCTTGTGGACAGTTTGAAAAGGCAAAACAG GTACTCTTAGACAAGGGAATTCCAGTAAAGAGCTTCAATGAGATTAAAAGTGTGCTTGTCCAAGCCCTTGCATCACATGGGCAATTGTCTGATGCATTTAATACATATGAAGAGATCAAGCAAGCTGGATGCAGTTTGGAGCCGAAAGCTGTTATAAGTCTTATC GAGCACCTTCAATCTGATGAAGAAGCATTAAGCAGATTACTCCTCCTACTTGAGACACTAAATGATCCAAACTATTGGCTTGATGGTTGCTTGAGAACTATCTTATATTGTGTTCGTTACAAGCATTTAAG ACCTGCCGTCAATTTGCTTGAGCAACTCAGGGATCAGGTCTGTACTGACGAATTAGCTCTAGAAGTAATTTTTGATAAG GTGTTTTCCTTCATAGCAGAATCGGAGTCTACATCTTTAGAGTTTGGCCTAGATTTGCTTCATGCTATGAAGAGTGAGCTTGGCCTCACCCCTTCACGAAAATGTCTCGATTTTCTTCTCCACGCTTGTGTCACTGCCAAAGATCTGCAAAGTTCCCTATTTGTATGGCAAGAATATCAAGCCGCTGGCTTGCCTTACAATACCTTAAGCTTTTTAAG GATGTATCAAGCCCTTTTGGCTGCAGGGGACCGAAAGGCTGCAAAAGTTTTGGGACGTAAAATTCCTAAAGACGATCCTCATGTTCGGTCTATCATTGAATCATGTACACTGACTTATttagagaagaaggaagaaaagaaaaagaaaaagaaaaagaaatga
- the LOC112197790 gene encoding pentatricopeptide repeat-containing protein At4g21880, mitochondrial isoform X1: MQRSSCSITLPLFLGLLFSIVFIFYLHSDFGNSVLSDSLTVYSAEDSTRQLSGDIYSILCGGTYPDIQEIDDAESLERELDLPWFPDLSHSAMPLRRKEVSRERKQRFAFGNTQGIRFDKLVDMCANRLGTETTIQVFDKLGRETGVKECNALIKRCIEGARIAPDEVVGEKHMQLAFEIFKSMKEQGFPLEEETYGPFLEYLIDMGMTKEFCFFCRVIKDDNPLSVSRLGYYEMMLWIRVNDEKKIQELCNDIESYDGVNKSILQENYLLALCESDRTKEILKLLESMDITKFSSPDFVARIFKCLGRLLLESFAEKVLLEFKASDCAAGNTSNLIYSYVVGIPNLAVEDVISKFKNLHTKLEVTPSSVSYEKLIIYCCGSLKVHVALELVNEMSEQGLTFSMEALHSILQASSESCDFNLVHQIYSVISRGNLKPNSETFRSMINLCVKMKDYEGAYSMLSDLEKMNLTPTAAMYNAIMAGYFREKNLSGGLKVLKQMKEADVKPDSHTFSHLITNCNSEEDINMYYEEMKRSGIQVTKQVFMALVNAYAACGQFEKAKQVLLDKGIPVKSFNEIKSVLVQALASHGQLSDAFNTYEEIKQAGCSLEPKAVISLIEHLQSDEEALSRLLLLLETLNDPNYWLDGCLRTILYCVRYKHLRPAVNLLEQLRDQVCTDELALEVIFDKVFSFIAESESTSLEFGLDLLHAMKSELGLTPSRKCLDFLLHACVTAKDLQSSLFVWQEYQAAGLPYNTLSFLRMYQALLAAGDRKAAKVLGRKIPKDDPHVRSIIESCTLTYLEKKEEKKKKKKKK, translated from the exons ATGCAAAGAAGTTCGTGTAGTATTACTTTGCCACTGTTCCTTGGTCTGCTGTTCAGCATCGTCTTCATCTTTTATTTGCATTCAG ATTTTGGGAACAGTGTGCTCTCAGATAGTTTAACTGTCTACAGTGCAG AAGATTCGACTAGGCAGCTCTCTGGGGACATTTATTCAATACTGTGCG GTGGTACTTATCCTGATATCCAGGAAATCGATGATGCAGAATCTTTGGAGAGGGAATTGGACTTACCATGGTTTCCAGATTTATCCCATAGTGCGATGCCATTGCGCCGCAAAGAAGTTAGTCGCGAAAGGAAGCAGAGGTTTGCTTTCGGCAACACTCAGGGTATCCGTTTTGATAAGTTAGTCGACATGTGTGCCAATAGGCTAGGGACTGAAACCACTATTCAAGTGTTTGACAAATTGGGAAGAGAAACGGGTGTGAAAGAATGTAATGCATTGATAAAGAGATGCATAGAGGGAGCTAGGATTGCTCCTGATGAAGTAGTTGGAGAAAAGCATATGCAGTTGGCTTTTGAAATTTTTAAGTCAATGAAGGAACAGGGTTTCCCGCTTGAAGAGGAAACATATGGTCCGTTTCTTGAATATCTTATCGACATGGGTATGACAAAAGAGTTTTGCTTTTTCTGCCGAGTTATCAAAGATGACAACCCTTTGTCAGTTTCAAGATTAGGATACTATGAGATGATGTTGTGGATCAGAGTCAATGATGAAAAAAAGATTCAAGAGCTCTGTAATGACATTGAGAGTTACGATGGAGTAAACAAGTCAATTTTACAAG AGAATTATTTGTTAGCACTTTGTGAAAGTGACCGGACGAAGGAGATTTTGAAGCTCTTAGAAAGTATGGACATCACAAAGTTCTCATCACCGGATTTTGTGGCACGTATCTTTAAATGCCTGGGAAGGCTCCTATTGGAGTCTTTTGCAGAGAAGGTCCTTCTGGAATTTAAAGCCAGTG ACTGTGCAGCAGGGAATACTTCAAACTTGATCTATAGTTATGTTGTTGGCATTCCGAATTTAGCG GTTGAGGAtgtcatttcaaaatttaaaaactTGCACACAAAACTTGAGGTGACACCTTCATCTGTGTCATATGAGAAGCTTATCATCTACTGTTGCGGTTCACTTAAG GTGCATGTGGCTCTTGAGCTGGTGAATGAGATGTCTGAACAGGGTTTGACATTTTCGATGGAGGCATTACACTCCATTTTACAAGCTAGTAGTGAGAGTTGTGACTTTAATCTG GTTCACCAAATTTATTCAGTGATTAGCCGAGGCAATTTGAAGCCCAATAGCGAAACTTTCAGGAGTATGATAAATCTTTGTGTGAAAATGAAGGAT TATGAGGGTGCCTATAGCATGCTGAGTGATTTGGAGAAAATGAATTTGACGCCCACAGCTGCCATGTACAATGCTATAATGGCTGGATATTTCCGAGAG AAGAACTTGTCCGGTGGGTTAAAGGTTCTCAAACAAATGAAAGAAGCAGATGTAAAACCAGATTCCCACACTTTCAGCCATCTGATAACCAACTGCAACTCTGAAGAGGACATAAACATG TATTATGAAGAAATGAAGCGATCTGGAATTCAAGTTACCAAGCAAGTTTTCATGGCACTTGTAAATGCATATGCAGCTTGTGGACAGTTTGAAAAGGCAAAACAG GTACTCTTAGACAAGGGAATTCCAGTAAAGAGCTTCAATGAGATTAAAAGTGTGCTTGTCCAAGCCCTTGCATCACATGGGCAATTGTCTGATGCATTTAATACATATGAAGAGATCAAGCAAGCTGGATGCAGTTTGGAGCCGAAAGCTGTTATAAGTCTTATC GAGCACCTTCAATCTGATGAAGAAGCATTAAGCAGATTACTCCTCCTACTTGAGACACTAAATGATCCAAACTATTGGCTTGATGGTTGCTTGAGAACTATCTTATATTGTGTTCGTTACAAGCATTTAAG ACCTGCCGTCAATTTGCTTGAGCAACTCAGGGATCAGGTCTGTACTGACGAATTAGCTCTAGAAGTAATTTTTGATAAG GTGTTTTCCTTCATAGCAGAATCGGAGTCTACATCTTTAGAGTTTGGCCTAGATTTGCTTCATGCTATGAAGAGTGAGCTTGGCCTCACCCCTTCACGAAAATGTCTCGATTTTCTTCTCCACGCTTGTGTCACTGCCAAAGATCTGCAAAGTTCCCTATTTGTATGGCAAGAATATCAAGCCGCTGGCTTGCCTTACAATACCTTAAGCTTTTTAAG GATGTATCAAGCCCTTTTGGCTGCAGGGGACCGAAAGGCTGCAAAAGTTTTGGGACGTAAAATTCCTAAAGACGATCCTCATGTTCGGTCTATCATTGAATCATGTACACTGACTTATttagagaagaaggaagaaaagaaaaagaaaaagaaaaagaaatga
- the LOC112197790 gene encoding pentatricopeptide repeat-containing protein At4g21880, mitochondrial isoform X9 encodes MQRSSCSITLPLFLGLLFSIVFIFYLHSDFGNSVLSDSLTVYSAEDSTRQLSGDIYSILCGGTYPDIQEIDDAESLERELDLPWFPDLSHSAMPLRRKEVSRERKQRFAFGNTQGIRFDKLVDMCANRLGTETTIQVFDKLGRETGVKECNALIKRCIEGARIAPDEVVGEKHMQLAFEIFKSMKEQGFPLEEETYGPFLEYLIDMGMTKEFCFFCRVIKDDNPLSVSRLGYYEMMLWIRVNDEKKIQELCNDIESYDGVNKSILQENYLLALCESDRTKEILKLLESMDITKFSSPDFVARIFKCLGRLLLESFAEKVLLEFKASDCAAGNTSNLIYSYVVGIPNLAVEDVISKFKNLHTKLEVTPSSVSYEKLIIYCCGSLKVHVALELVNEMSEQGLTFSMEALHSILQASSESCDFNLVHQIYSVISRGNLKPNSETFRSMINLCVKMKDYEGAYSMLSDLEKMNLTPTAAMYNAIMAGYFREKNLSGGLKVLKQMKEADVKPDSHTFSHLITNCNSEEDINMYYEEMKRSGIQVTKQVFMALVNAYAACGQFEKAKQVLLDKGIPVKSFNEIKSVLVQALASHGQLSDAFNTYEEIKQAGCSLEPKAVISLIEHLQSDEEALSRLLLLLETLNDPNYWLDGCLRTILYCVRYKHLSDGPFHVPRKLGRKAEEKLE; translated from the exons ATGCAAAGAAGTTCGTGTAGTATTACTTTGCCACTGTTCCTTGGTCTGCTGTTCAGCATCGTCTTCATCTTTTATTTGCATTCAG ATTTTGGGAACAGTGTGCTCTCAGATAGTTTAACTGTCTACAGTGCAG AAGATTCGACTAGGCAGCTCTCTGGGGACATTTATTCAATACTGTGCG GTGGTACTTATCCTGATATCCAGGAAATCGATGATGCAGAATCTTTGGAGAGGGAATTGGACTTACCATGGTTTCCAGATTTATCCCATAGTGCGATGCCATTGCGCCGCAAAGAAGTTAGTCGCGAAAGGAAGCAGAGGTTTGCTTTCGGCAACACTCAGGGTATCCGTTTTGATAAGTTAGTCGACATGTGTGCCAATAGGCTAGGGACTGAAACCACTATTCAAGTGTTTGACAAATTGGGAAGAGAAACGGGTGTGAAAGAATGTAATGCATTGATAAAGAGATGCATAGAGGGAGCTAGGATTGCTCCTGATGAAGTAGTTGGAGAAAAGCATATGCAGTTGGCTTTTGAAATTTTTAAGTCAATGAAGGAACAGGGTTTCCCGCTTGAAGAGGAAACATATGGTCCGTTTCTTGAATATCTTATCGACATGGGTATGACAAAAGAGTTTTGCTTTTTCTGCCGAGTTATCAAAGATGACAACCCTTTGTCAGTTTCAAGATTAGGATACTATGAGATGATGTTGTGGATCAGAGTCAATGATGAAAAAAAGATTCAAGAGCTCTGTAATGACATTGAGAGTTACGATGGAGTAAACAAGTCAATTTTACAAG AGAATTATTTGTTAGCACTTTGTGAAAGTGACCGGACGAAGGAGATTTTGAAGCTCTTAGAAAGTATGGACATCACAAAGTTCTCATCACCGGATTTTGTGGCACGTATCTTTAAATGCCTGGGAAGGCTCCTATTGGAGTCTTTTGCAGAGAAGGTCCTTCTGGAATTTAAAGCCAGTG ACTGTGCAGCAGGGAATACTTCAAACTTGATCTATAGTTATGTTGTTGGCATTCCGAATTTAGCG GTTGAGGAtgtcatttcaaaatttaaaaactTGCACACAAAACTTGAGGTGACACCTTCATCTGTGTCATATGAGAAGCTTATCATCTACTGTTGCGGTTCACTTAAG GTGCATGTGGCTCTTGAGCTGGTGAATGAGATGTCTGAACAGGGTTTGACATTTTCGATGGAGGCATTACACTCCATTTTACAAGCTAGTAGTGAGAGTTGTGACTTTAATCTG GTTCACCAAATTTATTCAGTGATTAGCCGAGGCAATTTGAAGCCCAATAGCGAAACTTTCAGGAGTATGATAAATCTTTGTGTGAAAATGAAGGAT TATGAGGGTGCCTATAGCATGCTGAGTGATTTGGAGAAAATGAATTTGACGCCCACAGCTGCCATGTACAATGCTATAATGGCTGGATATTTCCGAGAG AAGAACTTGTCCGGTGGGTTAAAGGTTCTCAAACAAATGAAAGAAGCAGATGTAAAACCAGATTCCCACACTTTCAGCCATCTGATAACCAACTGCAACTCTGAAGAGGACATAAACATG TATTATGAAGAAATGAAGCGATCTGGAATTCAAGTTACCAAGCAAGTTTTCATGGCACTTGTAAATGCATATGCAGCTTGTGGACAGTTTGAAAAGGCAAAACAG GTACTCTTAGACAAGGGAATTCCAGTAAAGAGCTTCAATGAGATTAAAAGTGTGCTTGTCCAAGCCCTTGCATCACATGGGCAATTGTCTGATGCATTTAATACATATGAAGAGATCAAGCAAGCTGGATGCAGTTTGGAGCCGAAAGCTGTTATAAGTCTTATC GAGCACCTTCAATCTGATGAAGAAGCATTAAGCAGATTACTCCTCCTACTTGAGACACTAAATGATCCAAACTATTGGCTTGATGGTTGCTTGAGAACTATCTTATATTGTGTTCGTTACAAGCATTTAAG TGATGGGCCTTTTCATGTGCCACGCAAGTTGGGAAGAAAAGCTGAGGAAAAGTTGGAATAG
- the LOC112197790 gene encoding pentatricopeptide repeat-containing protein At4g21880, mitochondrial isoform X2 translates to MQRSSCSITLPLFLGLLFSIVFIFYLHSDFGNSVLSDSLTVYSADSTRQLSGDIYSILCGGTYPDIQEIDDAESLERELDLPWFPDLSHSAMPLRRKEVSRERKQRFAFGNTQGIRFDKLVDMCANRLGTETTIQVFDKLGRETGVKECNALIKRCIEGARIAPDEVVGEKHMQLAFEIFKSMKEQGFPLEEETYGPFLEYLIDMGMTKEFCFFCRVIKDDNPLSVSRLGYYEMMLWIRVNDEKKIQELCNDIESYDGVNKSILQENYLLALCESDRTKEILKLLESMDITKFSSPDFVARIFKCLGRLLLESFAEKVLLEFKASDCAAGNTSNLIYSYVVGIPNLAVEDVISKFKNLHTKLEVTPSSVSYEKLIIYCCGSLKVHVALELVNEMSEQGLTFSMEALHSILQASSESCDFNLVHQIYSVISRGNLKPNSETFRSMINLCVKMKDYEGAYSMLSDLEKMNLTPTAAMYNAIMAGYFREKNLSGGLKVLKQMKEADVKPDSHTFSHLITNCNSEEDINMYYEEMKRSGIQVTKQVFMALVNAYAACGQFEKAKQVLLDKGIPVKSFNEIKSVLVQALASHGQLSDAFNTYEEIKQAGCSLEPKAVISLIEHLQSDEEALSRLLLLLETLNDPNYWLDGCLRTILYCVRYKHLRPAVNLLEQLRDQVCTDELALEVIFDKVFSFIAESESTSLEFGLDLLHAMKSELGLTPSRKCLDFLLHACVTAKDLQSSLFVWQEYQAAGLPYNTLSFLRMYQALLAAGDRKAAKVLGRKIPKDDPHVRSIIESCTLTYLEKKEEKKKKKKKK, encoded by the exons ATGCAAAGAAGTTCGTGTAGTATTACTTTGCCACTGTTCCTTGGTCTGCTGTTCAGCATCGTCTTCATCTTTTATTTGCATTCAG ATTTTGGGAACAGTGTGCTCTCAGATAGTTTAACTGTCTACAGTGCAG ATTCGACTAGGCAGCTCTCTGGGGACATTTATTCAATACTGTGCG GTGGTACTTATCCTGATATCCAGGAAATCGATGATGCAGAATCTTTGGAGAGGGAATTGGACTTACCATGGTTTCCAGATTTATCCCATAGTGCGATGCCATTGCGCCGCAAAGAAGTTAGTCGCGAAAGGAAGCAGAGGTTTGCTTTCGGCAACACTCAGGGTATCCGTTTTGATAAGTTAGTCGACATGTGTGCCAATAGGCTAGGGACTGAAACCACTATTCAAGTGTTTGACAAATTGGGAAGAGAAACGGGTGTGAAAGAATGTAATGCATTGATAAAGAGATGCATAGAGGGAGCTAGGATTGCTCCTGATGAAGTAGTTGGAGAAAAGCATATGCAGTTGGCTTTTGAAATTTTTAAGTCAATGAAGGAACAGGGTTTCCCGCTTGAAGAGGAAACATATGGTCCGTTTCTTGAATATCTTATCGACATGGGTATGACAAAAGAGTTTTGCTTTTTCTGCCGAGTTATCAAAGATGACAACCCTTTGTCAGTTTCAAGATTAGGATACTATGAGATGATGTTGTGGATCAGAGTCAATGATGAAAAAAAGATTCAAGAGCTCTGTAATGACATTGAGAGTTACGATGGAGTAAACAAGTCAATTTTACAAG AGAATTATTTGTTAGCACTTTGTGAAAGTGACCGGACGAAGGAGATTTTGAAGCTCTTAGAAAGTATGGACATCACAAAGTTCTCATCACCGGATTTTGTGGCACGTATCTTTAAATGCCTGGGAAGGCTCCTATTGGAGTCTTTTGCAGAGAAGGTCCTTCTGGAATTTAAAGCCAGTG ACTGTGCAGCAGGGAATACTTCAAACTTGATCTATAGTTATGTTGTTGGCATTCCGAATTTAGCG GTTGAGGAtgtcatttcaaaatttaaaaactTGCACACAAAACTTGAGGTGACACCTTCATCTGTGTCATATGAGAAGCTTATCATCTACTGTTGCGGTTCACTTAAG GTGCATGTGGCTCTTGAGCTGGTGAATGAGATGTCTGAACAGGGTTTGACATTTTCGATGGAGGCATTACACTCCATTTTACAAGCTAGTAGTGAGAGTTGTGACTTTAATCTG GTTCACCAAATTTATTCAGTGATTAGCCGAGGCAATTTGAAGCCCAATAGCGAAACTTTCAGGAGTATGATAAATCTTTGTGTGAAAATGAAGGAT TATGAGGGTGCCTATAGCATGCTGAGTGATTTGGAGAAAATGAATTTGACGCCCACAGCTGCCATGTACAATGCTATAATGGCTGGATATTTCCGAGAG AAGAACTTGTCCGGTGGGTTAAAGGTTCTCAAACAAATGAAAGAAGCAGATGTAAAACCAGATTCCCACACTTTCAGCCATCTGATAACCAACTGCAACTCTGAAGAGGACATAAACATG TATTATGAAGAAATGAAGCGATCTGGAATTCAAGTTACCAAGCAAGTTTTCATGGCACTTGTAAATGCATATGCAGCTTGTGGACAGTTTGAAAAGGCAAAACAG GTACTCTTAGACAAGGGAATTCCAGTAAAGAGCTTCAATGAGATTAAAAGTGTGCTTGTCCAAGCCCTTGCATCACATGGGCAATTGTCTGATGCATTTAATACATATGAAGAGATCAAGCAAGCTGGATGCAGTTTGGAGCCGAAAGCTGTTATAAGTCTTATC GAGCACCTTCAATCTGATGAAGAAGCATTAAGCAGATTACTCCTCCTACTTGAGACACTAAATGATCCAAACTATTGGCTTGATGGTTGCTTGAGAACTATCTTATATTGTGTTCGTTACAAGCATTTAAG ACCTGCCGTCAATTTGCTTGAGCAACTCAGGGATCAGGTCTGTACTGACGAATTAGCTCTAGAAGTAATTTTTGATAAG GTGTTTTCCTTCATAGCAGAATCGGAGTCTACATCTTTAGAGTTTGGCCTAGATTTGCTTCATGCTATGAAGAGTGAGCTTGGCCTCACCCCTTCACGAAAATGTCTCGATTTTCTTCTCCACGCTTGTGTCACTGCCAAAGATCTGCAAAGTTCCCTATTTGTATGGCAAGAATATCAAGCCGCTGGCTTGCCTTACAATACCTTAAGCTTTTTAAG GATGTATCAAGCCCTTTTGGCTGCAGGGGACCGAAAGGCTGCAAAAGTTTTGGGACGTAAAATTCCTAAAGACGATCCTCATGTTCGGTCTATCATTGAATCATGTACACTGACTTATttagagaagaaggaagaaaagaaaaagaaaaagaaaaagaaatga